The Macaca nemestrina isolate mMacNem1 chromosome 12, mMacNem.hap1, whole genome shotgun sequence genome contains a region encoding:
- the LOC105493609 gene encoding interleukin-18, protein MAAEPAEDNCINFVAMKFIDSTLYFIAEDDENLESDYFGKLESKLSIIRNLNDQVLFIDQGNRPLFEDMTDSDCRDNAPRTIFIINMYKDSQPRGMAVAISVKCEKISTLSCENRIISFKEMNPPDNIKDTKSDIIFFQRSVPGHDNKMQFESSSYEGYFLACEKERDLYKLILKKKDELGDRSIMFTVQNED, encoded by the exons ATGGCTGCTGAACCAGCAGAAGACAATTGCATCAATTTTGTGGCAATGAAATTTATTGACAGTACGCTTTACTTTATAG CTGAAGATGATG AAAACCTGGAATCAGATTACTTTGGCAAGCTTGAATCTAAATTATCAATCATAAGAAATTTGAATGACCAAGTTCTCTTCATTGACCAAGGAAATCGGCCCCTATTTGAAGATATGACTGATTCTGACTgtagag ATAATGCACCCCGGaccatatttattataaatatgtataaagatAGCCAGCCTAGAGGTATGGCTGTAGCCATCTCTgtgaaatgtgagaaaatttcaACTCTCTCCTGTGAGAACAGAATTATTTCCTTTAAG GAAATGAATCCTCCTGATAACATCAAGGATACGAAAAGTGACATCATATTCTTTCAGAGAAGTGTCCCAGGACATGATAATAAGATGCAATTTGAATCTTCATCATACGAAGGATACTTTCTAGCttgtgaaaaagagagagacctttataaactcattttgaaaaaaaaggatgaattggGAGATAGATCTATAATGTTCACTGTTCAAAACGAAGACTAG